The sequence GAGGGCTTAAAAGAAGCCAGAAAAAAAATGCCATGAGCCCACAAAAGGCTATATCTTTCACTTTACGCCACCTCCAACAAACCAGACTCAGGAACGATTGGGATTGTGAAACGGATTACATTGTCTTGTTTCTTCACCTGATATTTCTCCTAAATTTGAAATTCTCACAGTCTATCAAAGTCTAGCGAAGCCTAAGCCGCCTCTTTGACGTAAGCAGGATTGGTAATTATATATCCTGCGGCCTCAAGCCCTTCTCTGGTTGCTTTAGGAATTGCCCCTTCTCCGCCGCCACAGTGCCCACAACGGAAGACATACGGATTCGGAGTCACAAGCTTAGAACCGAACGGAATACCTTTCGCCCAAATATATCCGTCATGACAATTCGGACAGCCGCCCTTAGCTCCACTCTCTTGTTCAGCTCTAAGCCTGTCAGGATTGCGAGACTTCCATTCGTACCAGCCGTTAAGAATGGCCTTTGATAAATTGCGTGGCAAAGTATCAAGGTCTTCAATGCGTGACTGAATAAGCTTTAAAGCTTCTGCCGGAACATGCTCAACCTTCTCAAAAGTCCGATTGTACGCAGCAAGCTTAATCTTCGTTCCTGAATCAATCCCGAACGTGCTGTGAATATCCGTCCAGAACCTTGCAAAATCATTGTCTGTCATTTTCGCCTCTCTGTTCTTTATTCCTCAAAGCTCGAGCTTGAGCTATGAAGTCAGCCGTGTTCGTTATTCCACTGCCGTTCTCAGGTTTCTTATACGGCTCGTCGTTCCAGCCTTTGCCTCTTAGCCACTTTGCAAACTTTGGAGTAAACCCGCCCTTCCACCCGTCATCTTCTTGGGCCATGAGAATAATTCTATCTCTGATCGCAAACGAATCTTCGAGCGTTCCATTGTTTTCAAGCCGACACCATTCCTGCCAAGCGTCTTCTTCACCCTGCTGAATTGGGTAAACTTGGAAACAGGCCATGAAGCCTTGACGAGATGGATTTGATTTCGATGGGCAGTCGGTTTTCTTCGGACCACTCGAATTTCCCGCATTTGGATCTGGATTTTCAGAACGTTCAAAAGGCTCTTCAAACTCTCTCTCTTCATCACCATTTTCCGGGCAAATATTATTAATAAGTTTATTAGTATTTTTATTAATATTATTAGCAGATGCAGATGCAGAAGAAGAAGAGGAAGGGGACTTTTTCGGGACACCACTTGGGACACCCTGTCCAGAACGCTGTTTTCTCTTCTTTAACTTCTCGTTATACTTGACTTTCCACTCTCGGTGCATTCTTCGGGACACGAGTAGGACATTTTGGGGACAATCGGGGACATTGAGGGGACAAAAAAGGGACACGTTACATAAATCTACACGCTCGGCTTCCTGTAAAAAGCGATTAATTTCTGCTTCACTGGCTCCGCACATCCGGGCTAATTCAGGTACTTCGACCTGGAGTTTTCCCTGCTCTTCTTCCAGCCACATATAAGCAAGAATATCTATCCATATGCCGCGAGAAGCAGGACACAGGCGACGGACTTCCGGTTCAGAAAGCCAGTCACGAACATAGAACTGGAATGCAGGAGCTTTGTTTTTTGCCATGGTCAGCTACCGCCCAAAAGGCCAGAGTTTACGCCAGAATGACGGCTTAGGAGCTGAACCAATCGAAAACCGGATAATACCATCCTTCTCTATGTATTCCTTCTCATAATGAGCCAGAAAGCTTACCAGCCCCTTTTTAACGTCGCCAAGGTATTCAACGATTACTAGAGGATGTTCTTGTCTGTGAGCGGCTTGCTGGAGAGCTGAAAGAGCTGTGTATATTTCTAGGAATTCAGCATGAAGAGATTCGTGAACAGGAACGCCATTTTTAATATCTACGACCTTGAGTCCGATATCTTTAGCCATAAGGTTTAAGGTTATTTTAGCAACGGTTCTGCCTTCTACTTCTCCTGCTTCAGCTACTTCACGAAGCATATGACTAACTTGGTCAATTGGATTCCTGGAAGCATCCTCATAAATCGCAGGGTCTTTTGAGTACCGATAGATTTGAACCTTTTCGACGTGGAAAATGCGGTACAATCCTGTAATTGATAGGAGGTTTCTTGCGTAAGTGAAAATCTCCCAAGACTTGGACGGGAGCTCTTTCGCAGACGTTATTTCTGGACTCATTTTATCCTCGTATCTTGTTTAAAGTTTAAGTTATCTCACAATCATGGACCGCAATCCAAATATTCCAAAAGCCTCAGCAAGAGTTCACCTGAGCCGTAAAAATGGTCGGGGAACTTTGCTGACGGTGACAATCATCCATCAAGGAAAAGTTAACTGGCATCGGGAAAAAGTTAGTCCCGGATTTTCTCTTGCTCAGTCTTATGACGATGCAATTTTACACGCTGCTAAACGTCTGGAAATTTCTTCAATATCTAGTCAGTTACCGTTGCCGTTTATTTGAAAATGTACTTTAGAGTTTCCTTCTGATATCGGATCTAAGAACAACCAATTCTTTTAATCTTTAACCAGAAGGAGAACTCAAAAAATGAATAAAAATTATAGCCCTGACCTTGCGGGAATCGCTCAAGCTTTTGCATATGGAGCAGATAAAATCACATCTTCAAACATCATGTTAGCCGCAATACAACTTGCAGGAGATGAATCACCGACTCAGGAACACATTGACCAAGCTCACAAGATTTTTAAAATGGCCTTTGCAAAATCTGAAACCCAACTAGCCGCAAATAGAAAGAATTCTAAGGGGAAGCTTCAGCATAAATAACTTTAATATCGCCAGTCTCAATAGGGCTGGCGATATCTAAAACCTCTACTATGCTGCTGAGTATTCTAGCAGTCATTCTGGATTCGCCAATAGTCAGACCTTCAAGTTTCATGGACAGCTCACAGGCAAGAGCCACCAGCTTTTTATCTTCATCGCTGTCAGAAGTGAGAATGTTTTCCAGATCCTCATCATAAATCTTTAATTCTTTGCCGTTCTTAGTGATTGTCAGAGACATTACTTTTCTCCATTGTTAAAGGTTGCAGAAAATTACCACCACAGCAGTGGCGTTCGTGTTGGAAATTTTGGGCGCGGCATTAGGCGGCCTTGTCTGATTTAGCTGGACGCTTGTCTCCGTAGAGGTAGGGCCAAAGCTTTTCTTGATACGAAGTTAAGATCCCGCTTTCTCCAGAGATAAAAGAGTGGAGGTCAGAAACCGGAATTTGCGAATCTATCGCTAGATCTTCTACGTCACATTCTGCTTCAAGAAAAAAGTTCGAAAGCCTTCTTCTTAGATGAGGGGTATCTGGGAAGCACTCAAGTCTAAAAAGTTCAAAACCAGATTCGAAGTCAGTGTTTAAAACTTCACTATAATGATTGGAAAAAGTTTCTTTACCCCACTCTGAAACTTCCAAAACAAGACAAATTAATCTTATGTCTCGGAGGACCTCTCTTTTCCTGGAAAAAGGGATTGCAGCCAAAAGAGGTAGGAGAAGAGGTTGGTCTTTTGACAGAGCTTTAAGTGCAGGAAGCGATCTCTCAATTGCGTTCCGTATGCTCGAATCATTAGAATAATTAGTATCGTTTATAAAATCATGTAAAAACCTTAGAGCCTTAGTTGAATCGGTATCAGAAAAAGCAAGATGATCAAGAGGCATAACTTTTCTCCTTCGTTAAAGGTTGTGGAAAATTACCACCACAGCAGTGGCGTTCGTTTGGGAAATTTGGGGTTAGGCATTAAGCGGCCTTGTCGGAATACAAATCCGGACGCAGGTCTTTCAAAGGTATCCCTAGATGGATGTGGTAAAGAAGAGCTGATTCGCCAGAGATTGCTTGCAAACCTCGGCAATGCCTAAATACTCCAGGCTTACTTAACCCGACAGCTTTTGCGAGCATTTCAAAAGTCAGGCCTTTTTCAGTTCGGTATCTTTCTAATCTGTTCATGTCGCTATGTTACCGCACAGGAACATTCAAAGTCAACATGCTTGTTCCTCCAAAGAAACCTTTCGTGAGATACAAAATGAACATGAGTACAAAAGCATACGATAAAGAAGCTGCCCATGGCTGGGATATGGTTCTAAAAAAACTTGATGAGCTAAGATCGTCAGGAAAAACATTAGAAGAGATAGGCCGTGGACTAGGTGTTGCAAAAGCGACAACCTCTCGCTGGCTATCTAGAGCACAAGGAGGAGAAAGAAACTCTTTCGGAGAAATGGTTAGGTATGCAAAAAAATTAGGAATCTCTTCTCAAGAAATGTTCGGAGAGATCCCTGAAAAAATGAATTCATTTGATAAAAAGATCGCCCAAGAACTCTCTGAAAATATCACACATTCCGAGACTACCCCTGTCCAAATATCTATAAATACAGGCATAAGCAACGGAAGGCTTGAATCTATTCTTTCAGGAACCATAAAGCCAGACCTCTATGAATTTCACGCTATCTGCAAAGAAATAAGCATCAACCCGACTATTCTTTTAAATAAAGCAGCCGCCGAGTTAGAATCTGAAAACAACGCTGACACTCAGCAAACCCGCAAGTCTGCCTAAAGATAATATATTCGTCCGGTAGACCTATTCGGCAAAAGAGTGAAAAAGATTATAATAATAAAAGTAGCAACCTAAGAATCACTCAATAAACTTGCATTTACGCCATATATGTATATATGTAGATTGATAGCCACTAAATACACACAAAGGATAAATCATGACACCGGAAGAGTTAGCACACTCATACCTCTTAAGTTTTTGGGATGGTATGCTCCCGGTAAACCCAATTCGAATTGCCAATGCTTTAAGCATACAGGTTTTTCAAGACGAAAACCTGCAAAGCTGCAATAGATCTGGGGAATATCGTCCGGGTGTAATTTCATTTAATCCACACCATCATAAGAACAGGATTAGGTTTACTGTTGCCCATGAGTTAGGCCACCATGCCTTTAACCACGGGCCAGCAGCACGTGAAGACCATTCTTTCTCTTACAGTTATAAAGAACAGCAAGCTAACGAATTTGCAGCAGCTTTAATCATGCCTCACGAAGCAATCACAAGACTGTTAACAGAAGGAATCACTTCATTTTCTGAACTTTCAGAAAGATTTGGAGTTTCACCACGTGCTATGGAAATTAGACTTGAAAGACTAGGCTATTTATAATGACTAAAGGCAACGAGACAAATACCACACCCGCAACTCAAATTGGTAGTGATTACTCCGAAATATTAGATAACCCAGACAAGGACCTCCAAACTAAAAGAGACAAAGGTTTATTGGATGATAAACTTGCACATGCTTCCCAAAACTTAAGACACAAAAATTATCTCTTTATATTTGTAATGGGTATTATTTGTCTTAACTATTCGGCAATACTTTACCTTTTCCTCTGCCCGTGGGGGCAGGGCCTTCTTCTCAGTCTTTGTAAAGAAACCCCATTCGCATTGGGCCTCCCCCTTGCTTTCTTAACGGCATCAACTGTTTTTCTTGTCTTTTTTGTTATTGCGGTTTTTGGAAAAGACAAAAAAGAGACCACTACAACTGAGATCACTAAAATAGGCTCTTCCATAGCAGAGATTGTTGCAAAAACGCTAAAATAGTCAATCTCCCCCACTAGATTAGACACTCCTTCACCCCGCTCCGGCGGGGTTTCTTTTTGCTTCAAAAGGCAAAACAACCCACAAAAGTTGACAAGACAAAAAACAATCGCTATAAAAATTGACAGAACGAAGGCAATATTGCCATTTAACGATTTCCATAAGAGGGTATAAATTTGAATGATACTTTTATTACACTGTCAGAGCTCCTTGCTAAAGACCTTCCTGAGCTCATGATTAAATCTATTCCCGGCCAAATCAAAACGGCCTACAAAAAAGCACACGAATCTGCAAAAAAACCCGTCCCCGATTTATATTACGAATCTCTCAACACAGAACAAGGTCTCTGGGCGCAATGTATTCTAAAAGAACTAGCGGAAAAGTATTGCGGAAGCGGACTTTCACCAAGACTTCAACCCAATACAAAAAAGAGATCTCATCTTGAAATTGAAACAGATAGAATATTAATGACATCTCATAGAGTTCGATCTGCGGGCGCATTTACACGAGATGCTCTTTATCGAGAGTCAAATGCAACGTTTAACCACCTATGGCTTGACGGAATTGACGAACCCCATGCCCCAGAAAACTCAAAATGTAATATATATATACTTCACGGACCAGATCAAGAAGACCGCGCCAAACTTGGCTTTGTCCAACTTGCTGTTCCTGACCCTAGACAAAAGCGATATCTATCTATTAAGAACCTCTACTCTAGCGAAGTTGTCATACGAGCAGAAGTTGAAGAAAATATTCCTGAACCACTTATTAGGCTTAAATCAAAAAAATCAAAAACCCAAAGAAGCTAATTTCATATGACTGATAAGATCACTTCCATATCACAATTCAATGGCGCCATGCTTGTTGAAGCACGGACAGCTCGTGGTCTGTCTCAATCACAATTAGCTGAAATTTCCGGCGTTACCAAACAATCAATTTCTAACTACGAAAACAACAAGCAAGCCCCAAGAGCAACTGCTCTAGATAAGCTATCTGGCTGCTTAAATATTCCACTAGCCTTCTTATATACTGAAAATGCTTTAATTGAGAACGCTCCTATATACTTCAGGTCGCTTGCAAGCTTACACAAGAAAGAACGAAATAGAGCGCAAATAAAATTAAGCTGGTTAGCAAGATTGCTTGACTGTTATGATGAATACTTGGAGCTTCCTGCCCCAAATATTCCAGAAGAATTAGATATTAGCTCACGATATCAATTAGTCTCAGATGAAGAAATTGAAGAAATAGCCTTGTCTTGTCGCAGAGCTTTTAATATCGGCGATGGACCAATTTCAAATATGACTATGTTGATGGAAAACAATGGAGTTATTGTTGTTGAAATGCCCCTTGAAGTGAAAGCTGAGGACGCTTTTTCTAGGTGGGTTTTAAACTCACAAATTCCAGCAGCTGTGTTGGTTTCAACCAAGCCGAGTGCATGCAGGGATAGATTCAGTCTTGCACATGAGTTGGGACACCTTGTCATGCATAGAAAAGTTCATCCAACAAATGAGAACCTGAAAGAAATTGAAAAACAAGCTAACCGCTTCGCATCATCCTTTCTACTTCCTGCTCATTCTTATGTTAGAGATTTTGGCTATCCTTCTTTAGATGTCTTCAAGCTTTTAAAAGAGAAATGGAAAGTCTCCATTCAAGCTCAAATTATACGGTGTTGGCAACTTGGATTAATTTCAGATGATTCTAAAAGGAATTTCTTTATTAATATATCCAAGCGTAAATGGAGACTAAAAGAACCTCTTGATGACATAATCCCTGTTGAGCACCCTAAAATACTTAGAGAATCAACAAAACTATTATGCACAGAAGGCGGATTAACGTTTGATGAAATATCTTACAAAACACAATTGTCACCTGACGATATTGCACAACTAACCTGTGTACCGAAAGAAACAATTCCTCTTCAAGTCCAAAAACCAAAACTAAAAACAGTTAAGCCACAAAATAAGGTCATAAACTTCCCTAAGCATAAGACTTAACACATATTTTTAATGCTCCCCCTAAGCCTGAGATTGAACATCTCAGGCTTTTTTTTGCGCCTAAGGCTTAATTTCCCAAGTATCAATAGGTAATTTATAATACTCAATCACACTATTCAGCCGAATCCAATATTTACGATCTGAAGGTTTTTCAAGGATCAAACCTATCCCAGCCTTCTTCCCAGTCTGTAACGAATAATACAGAGCCTGCCCTACCGACTCAGC is a genomic window of Maridesulfovibrio ferrireducens containing:
- a CDS encoding helix-turn-helix transcriptional regulator; this encodes MNRLERYRTEKGLTFEMLAKAVGLSKPGVFRHCRGLQAISGESALLYHIHLGIPLKDLRPDLYSDKAA
- a CDS encoding helix-turn-helix transcriptional regulator, translating into MNMSTKAYDKEAAHGWDMVLKKLDELRSSGKTLEEIGRGLGVAKATTSRWLSRAQGGERNSFGEMVRYAKKLGISSQEMFGEIPEKMNSFDKKIAQELSENITHSETTPVQISINTGISNGRLESILSGTIKPDLYEFHAICKEISINPTILLNKAAAELESENNADTQQTRKSA
- a CDS encoding ImmA/IrrE family metallo-endopeptidase; this encodes MTPEELAHSYLLSFWDGMLPVNPIRIANALSIQVFQDENLQSCNRSGEYRPGVISFNPHHHKNRIRFTVAHELGHHAFNHGPAAREDHSFSYSYKEQQANEFAAALIMPHEAITRLLTEGITSFSELSERFGVSPRAMEIRLERLGYL
- a CDS encoding XRE family transcriptional regulator, which codes for MTDKITSISQFNGAMLVEARTARGLSQSQLAEISGVTKQSISNYENNKQAPRATALDKLSGCLNIPLAFLYTENALIENAPIYFRSLASLHKKERNRAQIKLSWLARLLDCYDEYLELPAPNIPEELDISSRYQLVSDEEIEEIALSCRRAFNIGDGPISNMTMLMENNGVIVVEMPLEVKAEDAFSRWVLNSQIPAAVLVSTKPSACRDRFSLAHELGHLVMHRKVHPTNENLKEIEKQANRFASSFLLPAHSYVRDFGYPSLDVFKLLKEKWKVSIQAQIIRCWQLGLISDDSKRNFFINISKRKWRLKEPLDDIIPVEHPKILRESTKLLCTEGGLTFDEISYKTQLSPDDIAQLTCVPKETIPLQVQKPKLKTVKPQNKVINFPKHKT